In a single window of the Bacteroidota bacterium genome:
- a CDS encoding acyl carrier protein, which produces MPSVQELIAKIEHEIEELPQGVLQPDTQFRQLPEWSSMHALIIIALAETEYNVTLSGNDLRSCVTVADLHRIIESRMN; this is translated from the coding sequence ATGCCTTCAGTTCAGGAACTCATTGCCAAAATTGAACACGAAATTGAAGAACTTCCGCAAGGTGTTCTTCAGCCTGATACCCAATTCCGTCAACTCCCTGAATGGAGTTCAATGCATGCACTCATTATTATTGCACTGGCCGAAACGGAATATAATGTAACACTGAGTGGCAACGACCTGCGCAGCTGCGTAACTGTTGCCGATTTGCACCGCATTATTGAAAGCCGTATGAACTAA
- a CDS encoding sulfotransferase domain-containing protein produces the protein MPHTPRQYLRALLLKFGFGNEAAFRLNLDEIRSDDVFLCSYPKSGNTWLRFILAHLYSTRSDLTPRNVDELVPDVYMANDMANAALSPRLLKTHHPLFDHYPKTIYVVRDVRDVMLSYYHYQKALGVYKGSLGEFIDVADTLHPFGNWSAHVEKAIAFAAARPQRILLLRYEELQQNPEAEIQKLIAFLNIPAQRNIAEAVALSSFERLSTLEATHGSSFSDKSGKPFFRRGKTGEGKTQLSAEDHARLFARHTKAMQLLKYS, from the coding sequence ATGCCGCACACACCACGCCAGTACCTCCGCGCCCTGCTGCTGAAATTCGGCTTTGGCAACGAGGCTGCATTCAGGCTAAATCTCGATGAAATACGCAGCGATGATGTATTTCTCTGCTCCTATCCCAAATCAGGGAATACGTGGCTGCGGTTTATACTTGCACATCTTTATTCCACCCGCAGTGATCTTACGCCGCGCAATGTGGACGAACTTGTGCCTGATGTGTACATGGCAAACGATATGGCCAATGCCGCACTTTCACCCAGACTGCTGAAAACACATCACCCCCTTTTTGACCATTATCCGAAAACCATTTATGTGGTGCGCGATGTGCGTGATGTAATGCTTTCGTATTATCACTACCAAAAGGCGCTTGGCGTGTATAAAGGGAGTTTAGGAGAATTTATTGATGTGGCTGATACGTTACATCCGTTCGGAAACTGGAGTGCGCATGTGGAAAAGGCCATTGCATTTGCAGCGGCCCGGCCTCAGCGCATATTGTTGCTGCGTTACGAAGAATTGCAGCAAAACCCTGAGGCGGAAATTCAGAAACTGATTGCGTTTCTAAACATACCCGCACAGCGCAACATTGCTGAGGCCGTGGCGCTCTCGTCATTTGAACGGCTCAGCACACTTGAAGCTACACATGGCAGTTCATTCAGCGATAAAAGCGGGAAACCTTTTTTCAGGAGAGGAAAAACCGGTGAAGGCAAAACACAGCTCAGTGCGGAAGACCATGCGCGGCTGTTTGCGCGGCACACCAAAGCCATGCAGTTGCTGAAGTACAGCTGA